The genomic stretch TTCAGGGGGAAGGGTAGCCCCAGCCAGGCCGAAGGCAGAGCGGGATTCGGACATTGGGGGTTGCAGGCAGGTGGGGTGGGAGCCTCTTCAGTACCCTCCTTCCAGGTCCCTGCATGCAGAGGCCCTGTAGAGTTTCCTAAGGGCTTCTGAAACAAATTAGCACAAACCGGGGTgttgaaaataagagaaattgattttctcacagttctggactccagaaatccaaaatcaagaggtCAGCAGGGCCACCATCCTGAAAGTtccagggaagaatccttccagtttctggtggctCCAGAGGGTCTTGGCTTATGGCCGGGCCACTCcagtctctgtgtctgtcttcacatggctttataaggacaccagtcgtttcattagggcccaccctaaacTAGTATGACGTCATCCTAATCAATTACATCTGCGAAGACCGtattcccaaataaggtcacactctgaggtTCTGGGCAGACAGAAGGGTGGGGGGGACACTAGTCAACCCAGTACAGGTACCACCTGGACGAAAGTGACCACAAGCTTCCCAGCAGCCTGTCCCACACAAATCTTATAGTTAGGACGGCCAGAGCTAGGATTTGGATCTAGGCTGATGGATTCCAAAGCCCAGGCTGGAGTTCCTCCACCAAGGGGCAGGCAGATCTTACCCATTCGGTGGGCAAACGCCCCAAAGTTTCCCTAAGTGTGAAGTGAAGCACTAGGAGGCCAGAGCCATCAGGCCCTGGATAGGTGGCATCCCGGAGAGAAAGGGCTGGGCAGGGTCAGTCCAGAAAGCTCTCTGACCCCCACCATGCTGCTGTGCCGTACGCCGGCTCATCTGACAGGTCTGGGGGTGGACCAAGTCTAGAGGGGAAAAGCAGATCTTCCCTCCCAACCCTGCTGCCGGGTCTGCAGGCTCCTAGGACGGTTCCCGTCAGCCACAGCCCCCAGATAATGGAGCTCGGCATTCTTATCTCCTGCCCACAGAGCCTGCACTGCCAACACCCACTTTATCTGGCCATCCAGAAGCACCCCCACTTCCGCGCCCTGTTCAATCTCTCCACTCCAGTGCTGCTCTCGGGGGTCCTCTTCACTCAGGAGCTCTGGGACAGACTGAGCCAGCACAAAGCCCCCTATGGCTGGCAGGGGCTCTCCCGCCAAGGTAATCTGAAGCGGCTGCTTCTGGCCCAGCCCTCTGGCCCCAGATAATTCCTTCCTCCTGTTTTTGGCCCAGGTGCCAGCCCTGCCCTCGCAGCACCTTATGGGgaccccccccactcccccactcctTTCCTCCCAGAAAGGTCTCAGGGCTCGACTCCCCCAGTATGTGACTCCTGCCATACCTACCAGCTCCTACAAGCCCCAGGGGTCAGGAAAGGGCCTTGTCGTGCCCGCTGGCCAGCGCTCACCTCCCGGGGCCAGTGTCCAAAGGTGGCCGAGAACAGGGGCTGGGGGCCCTCAGACAGCCTGCGCATGGCTCCCGCTGCGGAAACCGCCCAGAGCCCCCCATGTTCagtctgcccccccaccccgcgtgCCTCAGATGACTTTATTGTGGAACACAGTCTTGAGAGGACTAGTTTCTCGAGTTCTTGAGGTGACTGGGGTACAGCCAAATCCTCTCCCCCCACTTCAGGCTGCATGGCCTAACTGACATGTTGCACTCCCCCCGCCCTCCGTGCCTTGGATGGGGCCGGTGTCAGGCCTCTGGCGGGTGGTGTGCCGGACAGTCTCGGGACAGCCCCGACCCACGTGACAGCCCCGTCACGGCGCCCTGCCTTCTCTGGCACCCACAGACATCCGCTCCACCCTGAGCCTCCTGAATGGCTCCGAGAGCTCCAAGCTGCTGGCCGCCTCCAGGAAGCCGCTTTCCAAGTGCATTCGGTGTGCCGTGGTGGGGAACGGAGGCATTCTGAATGGTTCCCGCCAGGGCCTGCACATCGATGCCCATGACTACGTGTTCAGGTATGCGGTGCGGgagccagggaggaggagggggccgcGCTGGGAAGAGAGCTAGTCCCCAGCCAGCCCCTGGGGAGCACTCCCAGGGAGGATCACGGGCCGGGGCAGCCCCGGCCTTAGGCAGCTCCGCCGTCGGGACGGGCAGGCGGGTCTGGACAAAGGCGTACATGCAGACAGACCCTGAAGATGGGAGTGTGGGTGCCGCATGCCAGTGGGGAGGGAGCACCCAGAGCCAGATGTGCCCATTTCACAGGCCATCCCTTGAGGCCTGGAGGAGTGGGGATGGGCTGGATGGGGCTGGCCACCAGCACTGGTGCTGCCCTGGGAAGGGGCACAGTCTGCACAGAGGCCTGGGGGCAGGCGCGGCAGAACCCCAGGGATGGAAGTACAAACACAGTGTGGTGTGACCATCGGGAGGCTGACGGGCCTCTGTTTGGACCAGACTCAACGGGGCTGTGATCAAAGGCTTCGAGAAGGATGTGGGCACCAAGACCTCCTTCTACGGTTTCACTGTGAACACAATGAAGAACTCCCTCATCTCCTATGGGAACTTCGGCTTCACCTCCGTGCCAAAAGGCCAGGTGAGGCTTCTGACGGGCCTGCCACTGTCGCCGACGGTCGGTGCCACTGTTCTCAGAATCCCCTCTGGGAGGCGAACCATCACCCCAGTCCAGTAGATGGAGAGCTTGTGCCAGGGTCCTGGGTATGTGTGAGGGGGCCACTGAGGAGGGGGATCTGGGCAGGGACACCCCCAAAGTTTCTGGCAGCACAGGACTGCCCTGGAGTAGAGCACGAACAGCTAATACTTACTGGAAGCTTACGGGGTGCCAGGCTCTTTACGTGATGCCACGTCCACCCCATTTCACTGGTGCGGAGACTGAGGCTGGGTGCCCTTCCTTCAGCAAGGACTCCCACCCCAGAGCTCACGCAGCATGTCTGTCCAAGACCACCGCGCAGCTAAAGTCAGAAACCTCCAGGCCCTTCTGGGGCTGGCACTAGGGCTGCCACCCGTTTCCCTGAGCTGCCTTCCCGATCCCACAGCAGCCTGTGAGGGAGGCTGGGGTTCGAAGGCACGGAGCCGCGCGcccagccagggagcaggggagctGGAATTCAAGGCCTCCTACTGCCTCGGGCTTCTTCAGTCACAGTCGGTTGCAGGAACACTGCTCCTCCCTTCGAGAGCCGTCTGGGTGCCACATAAAGAGGGGATCCCAGGATAAGGGCTCTGTGGTGCTCCATAGGACTGGGCTGAGTTTCTAGAAGTTTCCTCCTCTGAGCAGGAATTCGGGAGTGTCCTAGCCGCAGCAGGACCTCTCTTAGCTCATGACAGAACAAAATAAGCAGACTTCTGGCCACACTACCTGTATGAGTTATCACTACGTTAATAAATTACCCCAGacttagtggctttaaacaacaaacatttattatcttacggTTTCAGTGGGTCAGGAATTCGGGAACAGCTTAGCAGAATGCTCTCAGCTCAGGATCTGGGGTGTCTGCCAAGATCAACAGGGGCTACAGGCACTTGAAGGCTTGATGGGGGCCAGAGTTGAGACGGCGCCTCTCTCGGCTACTAGAGTGTTCTCAGGTCGTGGCAGCTAACTTCCCCCagcgcgggggagggggggtgtcccAGGGAGCTTTATGGCCTCGTCTCCAAGGTCACACGCCATCCCTTCCACTTCCCTCTATTCATGAGTCGGTCAAGGGGATGGCGAGTAAGCCTCACATCTTGAAGAGTTACCGGAAGATCCGTGACCACGGAGTACCACCATGGTACCTGCGAGTGGGGGTTACAGGCAGAAGCAGAAATTCTCCCGTGAGGACCGGAGGCAGGACTGGGTGGAGGGCTGAGCCGGAGCTGGACGTGGTCTTATGTGGGGGGCCGGGGGGACTGGCTCAGTGTCTCTGTTGCCCCAACAGGACCTGCGCTATATCTTCATCCCCTCTGACATCCGGGACTATGTGATGCTGAGATCCGCCATTCTGGGTGTGCCTGTCCCTGAGGG from Ursus arctos isolate Adak ecotype North America unplaced genomic scaffold, UrsArc2.0 scaffold_24, whole genome shotgun sequence encodes the following:
- the ST6GALNAC2 gene encoding alpha-N-acetylgalactosaminide alpha-2,6-sialyltransferase 2 — its product is MGLPRGQLLWLLLLLAAACSGILFSLYSSAVARYPGPRSGARNATSSRAFVGHKASNAGTRKSLHCQHPLYLAIQKHPHFRALFNLSTPVLLSGVLFTQELWDRLSQHKAPYGWQGLSRQDIRSTLSLLNGSESSKLLAASRKPLSKCIRCAVVGNGGILNGSRQGLHIDAHDYVFRLNGAVIKGFEKDVGTKTSFYGFTVNTMKNSLISYGNFGFTSVPKGQDLRYIFIPSDIRDYVMLRSAILGVPVPEGPDKGDRPQTYFGPEASARKFKLLHPDFISYLRERFLKSKLINTNFRDLYMPSTGALMLLTALHTCDQVSAYGFITSNYWKFSDHYFERIKTPLIFYVNHDLSLEATLWKDLHKAGILRLYQR